In one window of Shewanella goraebulensis DNA:
- the lysS gene encoding lysine--tRNA ligase — MTEQTQDENKLIAERRAKLDHIRENCPANGHPNNFDRKHKAADIQAEYGHHTKEELEGMDVNRSIAGRVMAKRGPFLVIQDVSGRIQAYAGKDVQKDLKATFQGLDIGDIIGVTGKLHLSGKGDLYVNMEQYQLLTKALRPLPEKFHGLTDQETRYRQRYVDLIVNEESREAFVMRSKVVSAIRNFMVKKEFMEVETPMMHSIPGGASARPFETHHNALDIAMYLRIAPELYLKRLVVGGFERVFEINRNFRNEGLSPRHNPEFTMMEFYMAYADFNDLMDLTEEMLSSIATELCGSPQLPYGEHTVDFGGPYARLSMLDAIKKYNPDNETIQSMTYEEVKDVEFMRNLAKSIGMTIEKFWTCGQLLEEIFGETAEPQLMQPTFITGYPADISPLARRNDENHFITDRFEFFIGGREVANGFSELNDAEDQDNRFKAQVDAKDAGDDEAMFYDADYITALEHGLPPTAGQGIGIDRLVMLFTNTHTIRDVILFPAMRPQG; from the coding sequence ATGACTGAACAAACACAAGATGAGAACAAGTTAATTGCAGAACGCCGCGCGAAGTTAGATCACATCCGCGAAAACTGCCCTGCAAACGGTCACCCGAACAACTTCGATCGAAAACACAAGGCTGCAGATATTCAAGCTGAATACGGACATCACACTAAAGAAGAGCTAGAAGGCATGGACGTTAATCGTTCAATCGCCGGTCGAGTCATGGCTAAGCGTGGCCCATTCTTGGTTATTCAAGATGTATCTGGTCGCATTCAAGCTTATGCAGGTAAAGATGTTCAAAAAGATCTTAAAGCTACTTTCCAAGGTTTAGACATCGGTGACATCATTGGTGTTACAGGTAAGCTTCACCTTTCTGGTAAAGGCGACTTATACGTGAACATGGAGCAGTACCAATTGCTAACGAAAGCATTGCGTCCGCTACCTGAAAAATTCCACGGCCTAACTGACCAAGAAACGCGTTACCGTCAGCGTTATGTTGACTTAATCGTTAACGAAGAGTCACGTGAAGCTTTCGTCATGCGTTCAAAAGTGGTTTCGGCTATCCGTAACTTCATGGTGAAAAAAGAATTCATGGAAGTTGAAACCCCAATGATGCACAGCATCCCTGGTGGCGCTTCAGCCCGTCCATTCGAAACGCATCACAACGCTTTAGACATCGCAATGTATTTACGTATTGCGCCAGAGCTTTACCTTAAGCGTCTAGTGGTTGGTGGTTTTGAGCGAGTATTCGAAATCAACCGTAACTTCCGTAACGAAGGTTTATCGCCACGTCATAACCCAGAATTCACTATGATGGAATTCTATATGGCATACGCTGATTTCAACGACCTAATGGACTTAACTGAAGAAATGCTAAGCTCTATCGCAACTGAACTTTGTGGTTCTCCACAACTTCCGTACGGCGAGCATACTGTTGATTTTGGTGGCCCATACGCACGTTTAAGCATGTTAGATGCGATTAAGAAGTACAACCCAGATAACGAAACGATTCAGTCTATGACTTACGAAGAAGTTAAAGACGTTGAGTTTATGCGTAACCTTGCGAAAAGCATTGGCATGACAATCGAGAAATTCTGGACTTGTGGCCAACTACTTGAAGAAATCTTTGGTGAAACGGCAGAGCCACAGTTAATGCAACCTACGTTCATTACGGGTTACCCTGCAGATATTTCACCACTTGCACGTCGTAACGATGAAAACCATTTCATCACCGACCGTTTCGAGTTCTTTATCGGCGGCCGTGAAGTCGCGAATGGTTTCTCTGAGCTTAACGATGCTGAAGATCAAGACAACCGCTTTAAAGCGCAAGTTGATGCTAAAGATGCAGGTGATGACGAAGCAATGTTCTACGATGCTGATTACATCACAGCACTAGAGCACGGTTTACCACCAACTGCAGGTCAAGGTATTGGTATCGATCGTTTAGTGATGTTGTTCACTAACACTCATACTATCCGTGACGTGATCTTATTCCCAGCAATGCGCCCACAAGGGTAA
- the fdhF gene encoding formate dehydrogenase subunit alpha has translation MITLKIDGKSLSVNSERNLLQAAQEAGIIIPSLCDSNSTDNQHKQDCNLCVVDIKNNDGSCRKAKACKTLVTNNMQVTTQTAELSELRREALTHILSDHFADCEAPCQQACPAGVDIQSYLHHIAQGNHTEAIKVIKQTLPLPLSIGRVCPAFCETECRRGLVDEPVAIRQLKRHAADLDLADENSYQLERKPDTGKKVAIIGSGPAGLSAGYFLANQGHEVRIIESMPQAGGWLRYGIPEYRLPKDILDKEIALLTANGLTISTNTRLGEDVHLKQLTDDYDAVCLAIGAQKAVAMNYPGSDLNGCYLGVDYLRDYCTEKTYSIGKKVAVIGGGNTAIDCARTAVRAGHDVTLIYRRTRDAMPAEPYEVHEAEVEGVKFHFLTNPVENISDSNGQVSAIKLAKMALGEPDSSGRCSPKATGEEFTEAFDTVIAAVSQTPDMSFLEHPDSFLTSGDIALSRWNTFIGCEHTMSAGVDKLFVIGDSRTGPATAVAAIGDGRKAAVAIDKLLNQGLSCELTPQQFNATKASKTASLSAALFPETPTQARYKMAELTAIERELNFHEVEQGFEHSEAMKEAARCLECACQANTDCKLRDYATEYHVDAKALDTTSMQQFAVDKTSPFIQFDANRCISCGKCVDACDQQSGHNAIRFEKDSFQALPVSSTNETTQRQAPRVGFSVSMADSDCVQCGNCVQVCPTGALVDSRDKRQGSTEQVETTSTICTYCGVGCRINVSVSPSTGKICHVEGNNDSDVNEGMLCVKGRFGYDFIQSEQRLTTPLMRKHGELIPCTWDEAIDTIADKLSQVKANKGGDAIATLASAKATNEDNYLLQKFVRSVLGTNNVDHCARLCHASTVSALQQSLGSGAMTGDIPGIKDSDLIFILGSDTCNAHPIIASKIKQAIRHHGARLLVADPKRVSIADEAELYVAQKPGTDVALINAIMAEIIRNNWHDTDYIATHTEGFDTVMTTVLQAEYSLENAAKVSGISADNIAKMARMIGTADKTAIYYAMGITQHTSGHDNVTAIANLQMLCGNLGKSGAGINPLRGQSNVQGACDMGALPQYYTGYQKVDNPVVQAKFEQYWNTTLSANVGLTATEVMHAISHDKVDALYVMGENPVLSDPDQAHVLEALEKIPLLIVQDIFLTETAQMADIVLPAASFAEKLGHFTNTERRVQRLQPVLKPPGQAKQDWKIIHAIANKMGANWDYANEQAITDEINQVTPQYQGITWDRLNNDAQGKPSKGIQWPCVNEQDAGTSVLHLAGPIKGKGLFTAIEHRSPAEPTDEEYPLILSTGRLLEQFHTGTLSRKTQGLDTLGSPRVMISVFDAEQLGVKNGDTLKLSTRRGEIEISAFITKRAQAGVLFLPFHFAEAAANKLTINAIDPVAKIPEFKVCAVKAELVSKPKIDSVISMESTEHAQMELA, from the coding sequence ATGATTACACTCAAAATAGACGGCAAGTCTTTGTCGGTTAATAGTGAAAGGAATCTTCTACAAGCTGCACAGGAAGCAGGCATTATTATACCTAGCTTATGTGATTCGAACTCTACAGATAACCAACACAAACAAGACTGTAATCTGTGTGTTGTTGATATTAAAAACAACGATGGCAGTTGTCGCAAAGCTAAGGCTTGTAAAACCCTTGTCACCAACAACATGCAAGTCACCACCCAGACCGCTGAATTAAGTGAACTTCGCCGTGAAGCATTAACGCATATTTTGTCTGATCATTTTGCTGACTGTGAAGCGCCCTGTCAGCAAGCCTGTCCTGCTGGTGTTGATATACAAAGTTACCTGCATCATATCGCCCAAGGTAACCACACCGAAGCGATCAAAGTGATTAAGCAAACCTTACCACTGCCTTTATCTATTGGCCGCGTGTGTCCTGCATTTTGTGAAACAGAATGTCGCCGAGGTTTAGTGGATGAGCCCGTTGCTATTCGTCAATTAAAGCGCCACGCTGCAGATTTAGATTTGGCTGACGAAAATAGTTATCAACTTGAGCGTAAGCCGGATACGGGTAAAAAGGTCGCCATTATTGGCAGCGGTCCAGCGGGGTTAAGCGCAGGGTATTTTTTAGCAAACCAAGGCCATGAAGTCCGCATTATTGAATCCATGCCCCAAGCTGGCGGCTGGCTGCGTTACGGTATTCCTGAGTACCGTTTACCTAAAGATATTCTTGATAAAGAAATTGCCTTATTAACCGCTAATGGGTTAACGATTTCAACCAATACCCGTCTTGGTGAAGATGTTCATTTAAAGCAATTAACTGATGATTATGATGCGGTTTGTTTAGCCATTGGCGCACAAAAAGCTGTGGCAATGAACTACCCAGGTAGCGATCTTAACGGTTGTTATTTAGGCGTGGATTATTTACGAGATTACTGCACTGAAAAGACCTACTCAATCGGTAAAAAAGTGGCCGTCATTGGCGGTGGCAATACCGCGATTGATTGCGCCCGCACCGCGGTGCGCGCAGGGCATGATGTCACGTTAATTTACCGTCGTACTCGCGACGCAATGCCAGCAGAGCCATATGAAGTTCATGAGGCTGAAGTTGAGGGGGTTAAGTTCCATTTTTTAACCAACCCCGTCGAAAACATCAGTGACAGTAACGGCCAAGTCAGTGCCATAAAATTAGCCAAGATGGCATTAGGTGAACCAGACTCATCAGGAAGATGCAGTCCAAAAGCAACGGGGGAAGAGTTCACTGAAGCCTTTGATACCGTGATTGCTGCGGTATCACAAACACCAGATATGAGCTTTTTAGAACACCCAGATAGTTTCTTAACCAGTGGCGATATTGCATTAAGCCGCTGGAATACCTTTATTGGCTGTGAACACACTATGTCTGCGGGCGTTGATAAACTGTTTGTGATTGGTGATTCCCGCACTGGCCCCGCTACTGCCGTCGCCGCGATTGGCGATGGACGTAAAGCAGCTGTTGCCATTGATAAGCTATTGAATCAAGGCCTAAGCTGCGAGCTGACACCTCAGCAATTCAATGCAACTAAAGCATCTAAAACCGCCTCTTTGTCGGCAGCGCTTTTTCCTGAAACTCCAACCCAAGCACGCTACAAAATGGCAGAGCTAACAGCCATTGAGCGCGAGCTTAACTTTCATGAAGTTGAACAAGGCTTTGAACATTCAGAAGCAATGAAGGAAGCCGCACGTTGTTTAGAGTGTGCTTGTCAGGCTAATACTGATTGTAAATTACGTGATTACGCCACTGAGTATCATGTGGATGCCAAAGCGCTGGATACCACCAGCATGCAACAATTTGCGGTAGACAAAACCAGTCCATTTATTCAATTTGATGCTAACCGCTGCATAAGCTGCGGCAAGTGTGTCGATGCATGTGACCAGCAAAGTGGCCACAATGCTATTCGATTTGAAAAAGACAGCTTTCAAGCCCTGCCAGTATCCAGTACTAACGAAACTACCCAACGCCAAGCACCAAGAGTCGGATTCAGCGTGAGCATGGCCGACAGTGATTGCGTGCAATGTGGTAACTGCGTACAAGTTTGCCCAACAGGTGCGCTAGTCGATTCGCGTGATAAACGACAAGGCAGTACTGAGCAAGTTGAAACGACATCAACCATATGTACTTATTGTGGTGTCGGTTGTCGTATTAACGTTAGCGTATCGCCATCGACTGGCAAAATTTGCCACGTTGAAGGCAATAACGATTCAGACGTCAACGAAGGCATGTTGTGTGTTAAAGGCCGCTTTGGTTATGACTTTATTCAAAGTGAGCAGCGCTTAACCACCCCGTTGATGCGCAAACATGGTGAGTTAATTCCATGTACATGGGATGAAGCCATCGACACCATTGCAGATAAACTCAGCCAAGTAAAAGCCAATAAAGGTGGCGATGCCATTGCTACTTTAGCGTCGGCAAAAGCGACCAATGAAGATAACTATTTATTGCAAAAGTTTGTCCGCAGTGTGTTAGGCACCAATAACGTCGATCATTGTGCCCGCTTATGCCATGCCAGTACGGTATCGGCGCTGCAGCAAAGTTTAGGTAGCGGCGCGATGACAGGGGATATCCCAGGGATCAAAGATTCTGATTTGATCTTTATTTTGGGCTCCGACACTTGTAATGCTCACCCAATCATTGCATCAAAAATCAAACAAGCGATTCGCCATCATGGTGCTCGTTTGTTGGTGGCAGACCCTAAACGGGTATCAATTGCTGATGAAGCCGAGCTGTATGTGGCTCAAAAGCCGGGCACCGATGTGGCATTAATTAACGCCATTATGGCCGAGATAATCCGTAATAATTGGCATGATACCGACTATATTGCCACGCACACGGAAGGCTTTGATACGGTAATGACTACAGTTCTACAAGCTGAATATAGCTTAGAAAATGCGGCAAAAGTGTCTGGTATCAGTGCTGATAATATAGCCAAAATGGCAAGAATGATTGGCACTGCCGATAAAACGGCTATCTATTACGCCATGGGCATCACCCAACATACCTCTGGCCATGACAATGTGACTGCGATTGCTAACCTACAAATGCTTTGTGGCAATCTAGGGAAATCTGGCGCAGGTATTAATCCACTGCGTGGTCAAAGTAATGTGCAAGGTGCCTGTGACATGGGTGCATTACCGCAGTATTACACTGGATACCAAAAAGTCGATAACCCAGTAGTTCAGGCTAAGTTTGAGCAGTATTGGAACACCACACTGTCAGCAAATGTGGGCTTAACCGCTACTGAGGTGATGCATGCTATCAGCCACGATAAAGTCGATGCGCTTTATGTCATGGGTGAAAACCCTGTACTTAGCGATCCCGACCAAGCTCACGTACTTGAAGCTTTGGAGAAAATTCCATTGTTAATTGTGCAAGATATCTTTTTGACTGAAACCGCTCAAATGGCTGATATTGTCTTACCAGCAGCTTCATTTGCTGAAAAGCTCGGCCACTTTACTAATACCGAACGCCGTGTGCAGCGTTTGCAACCAGTACTAAAACCACCTGGGCAAGCTAAACAAGATTGGAAAATCATTCACGCTATCGCCAACAAAATGGGCGCAAATTGGGATTATGCTAACGAGCAAGCCATTACAGATGAGATAAACCAAGTTACGCCGCAGTATCAAGGCATCACTTGGGACAGGCTCAACAATGATGCACAAGGCAAACCTAGCAAAGGCATTCAATGGCCATGTGTGAATGAGCAAGATGCGGGCACTTCAGTGCTGCATCTAGCTGGCCCAATTAAAGGCAAAGGTTTATTTACTGCCATTGAGCATCGGAGTCCAGCGGAGCCTACCGATGAAGAGTATCCATTGATATTATCGACGGGTCGCTTGTTGGAGCAATTCCATACCGGCACCTTAAGTCGTAAAACCCAAGGTTTAGACACATTAGGTTCACCGCGAGTCATGATTTCGGTGTTTGATGCAGAACAATTGGGCGTTAAAAATGGTGATACTTTGAAACTATCAACTCGTCGCGGCGAAATTGAAATTAGCGCTTTTATCACTAAACGTGCCCAAGCTGGCGTATTGTTTTTACCGTTCCATTTTGCAGAAGCCGCCGCCAATAAATTAACCATTAATGCCATTGACCCTGTGGCAAAAATACCTGAATTTAAGGTGTGCGCAGTGAAAGCAGAATTAGTGTCCAAGCCCAAAATCGATAGTGTTATAAGCATGGAAAGCACTGAACATGCTCAGATGGAACTTGCTTAA
- a CDS encoding methyl-accepting chemotaxis protein yields the protein MLRLSLRNKLLALSLIPLFVILTLVLVLFYISEQKSLNNDINDFRHELVLERKNQLKEAVEIAQGVVEYQINLGSQGNVNQALRDLRFGSAGYFFIYDDAGVNIFHPMQPQLEGQNKIDMTDPNGTKIIVGLLNAARSGEGNFSYYYQKPNTQGLTEKLGYAVMIPGTNWMLGSGAYIDDIEDVIANFETTKQEEMNASLLSFLLLTSILGAITAVSLIVVAHRMVQPIQNMAHSLNDIANGDGDLTQRLDVNGSDEIAQLGLAFNLFVEKLQAIITEVSGATDEVKGAAKTINDQTVTISNQLYSHNSEVDQIVTAITEMSATANDVAQNTNSVAEATEDASDYVLKAQECVDISLNEVSQLMSQIDSAADNIESLSEQSKKINSVLSVIGGIAEQTNLLALNAAIEAARAGEQGRGFAVVADEVRSLASRTQASTVEINEMLSELHKLVSQAVEAMEQSQKSGVRSVDSSKAISESLGAVTSSVTSINDMSTQIATAATEQSSVTEEINRNITSVQEIVNELLSSSQQAAEISTSVASSGDYLSTLVSQFKV from the coding sequence ATGCTGCGTTTATCCCTTCGAAATAAGCTGCTCGCACTGTCTCTTATTCCACTTTTTGTCATTCTCACTCTAGTGTTAGTGCTGTTCTATATCAGTGAGCAAAAGTCTTTAAATAATGACATTAATGATTTCCGTCATGAGTTAGTGTTAGAGCGTAAAAATCAACTCAAAGAAGCTGTCGAAATTGCTCAAGGTGTTGTTGAGTACCAAATAAATTTAGGATCTCAAGGTAATGTTAACCAAGCGTTGAGAGATCTGCGCTTTGGTAGTGCGGGTTACTTTTTTATCTACGATGATGCGGGTGTCAATATCTTTCATCCGATGCAACCTCAGCTTGAGGGGCAAAATAAAATTGATATGACTGACCCTAATGGCACCAAGATCATTGTGGGTTTATTGAACGCAGCACGCTCTGGCGAAGGTAATTTTTCTTATTACTACCAAAAACCCAATACCCAAGGCTTAACTGAAAAGTTGGGCTATGCCGTTATGATCCCAGGCACGAATTGGATGCTAGGTTCAGGTGCATACATTGATGATATTGAAGATGTGATTGCCAATTTTGAGACCACTAAACAAGAGGAAATGAACGCAAGTTTATTATCATTCTTGTTGCTGACTTCAATATTAGGCGCCATCACCGCAGTGTCGTTAATTGTCGTTGCGCATCGTATGGTGCAGCCGATTCAAAATATGGCTCATTCATTGAATGATATTGCCAATGGCGACGGAGATTTAACCCAAAGATTAGACGTAAATGGCAGTGATGAAATTGCCCAGTTAGGCTTAGCATTTAATCTGTTTGTTGAAAAGCTACAAGCTATTATCACTGAAGTGTCGGGTGCGACCGACGAAGTAAAAGGCGCGGCGAAAACGATTAACGATCAAACGGTGACTATCTCGAACCAGCTCTATAGTCATAACAGTGAAGTCGATCAAATCGTCACAGCAATCACTGAAATGTCGGCGACTGCTAATGATGTAGCGCAAAACACAAATAGTGTTGCTGAAGCCACTGAAGATGCCTCTGACTATGTGTTAAAGGCGCAAGAATGTGTGGATATTTCATTGAATGAAGTGTCGCAACTCATGAGCCAAATCGATAGCGCAGCTGACAATATTGAATCTTTAAGTGAGCAATCTAAAAAGATCAATTCAGTGTTATCTGTGATTGGCGGCATTGCGGAGCAAACTAATTTGCTGGCGTTAAATGCAGCGATTGAAGCTGCAAGAGCGGGCGAGCAAGGGCGCGGTTTTGCGGTAGTAGCTGATGAAGTGCGTAGCCTGGCTAGTCGCACCCAAGCCAGTACGGTTGAGATTAATGAGATGCTATCTGAGCTGCACAAGTTAGTCAGTCAGGCGGTTGAAGCAATGGAGCAAAGTCAGAAAAGCGGTGTGCGCTCAGTGGATTCGTCAAAAGCGATATCGGAAAGCCTTGGCGCGGTAACATCATCTGTTACTAGCATTAACGATATGAGCACTCAAATTGCTACAGCGGCAACTGAGCAAAGCTCAGTAACGGAAGAAATTAATCGCAATATTACCTCTGTGCAAGAAATCGTTAATGAGCTGCTGTCATCTAGCCAGCAAGCAGCAGAGATCAGTACTTCTGTAGCAAGCTCTGGAGATTACTTATCGACATTGGTGAGTCAATTTAAGGTGTAA
- the prfB gene encoding peptide chain release factor 2 (programmed frameshift), with translation MFEVNPVKFKIKELADRTELLRGYLDYAAKQERLEEVTRELESAEVWNDPDNAQALGKERSSLEAVVKTIDDMDSGLEDIEGLLELAIEEDDEETFNDASEELDGLEKRLEELEFRRMFSGPHDAANCYLDIQSGSGGTEAQDWANMILRMYLRWGEAHDYKPELMEVTDGDVAGIKGATIKFNGEYAFGSLRTETGVHRLVRKSPFDSSGKRHTSFCSVFVYPEIDDSIEIDINPSDLRVDTYRASGAGGQHVNKTESAIRITHLPTNTVVQCQNDRSQHKNRDAAMKQLKAKLFELEMLKQNADKQAAEDAKSDIGWGSQIRSYVLDDARIKDLRTGVENRNTQSVLDGDLDKFIEASLKSGL, from the exons ATGTTTGAAGTAAATCCAGTTAAATTCAAAATCAAGGAACTCGCTGACCGCACCGAACTTCTTCGGGGGTATCTT GACTACGCTGCTAAGCAAGAGCGTTTAGAAGAAGTCACCCGTGAGTTAGAAAGTGCCGAAGTATGGAATGATCCAGATAATGCCCAAGCACTAGGTAAAGAACGTTCATCGTTAGAAGCCGTTGTAAAAACGATTGATGACATGGACAGTGGTCTTGAAGATATTGAAGGATTACTTGAACTTGCCATTGAAGAAGACGATGAAGAAACCTTCAATGATGCCAGTGAAGAGCTTGACGGTCTTGAGAAACGTTTAGAGGAACTTGAGTTTCGCCGTATGTTCTCAGGTCCCCATGATGCAGCAAACTGCTATTTAGATATTCAGTCAGGTTCGGGCGGTACAGAAGCCCAAGACTGGGCAAACATGATCTTACGTATGTATTTACGTTGGGGCGAAGCCCATGATTATAAACCTGAATTGATGGAAGTGACTGATGGTGATGTGGCCGGTATTAAAGGTGCAACCATCAAGTTTAATGGCGAATATGCTTTTGGTTCACTGCGTACAGAAACCGGTGTACACCGTTTAGTGCGTAAGTCACCGTTTGATTCGTCAGGTAAGCGTCACACCTCATTCTGTTCGGTATTTGTTTACCCAGAGATTGATGACTCGATTGAGATTGATATTAATCCATCAGATTTACGTGTCGATACCTACCGTGCATCAGGTGCTGGTGGTCAGCACGTCAACAAAACTGAATCTGCAATTCGTATTACCCATTTACCGACGAATACCGTCGTGCAGTGTCAAAATGATCGTTCGCAACATAAGAACCGTGACGCTGCAATGAAACAATTAAAAGCTAAACTGTTTGAGTTAGAAATGCTTAAACAGAATGCTGATAAGCAAGCCGCGGAAGACGCCAAATCAGATATTGGTTGGGGCAGTCAAATCCGTTCATACGTGCTTGATGATGCCCGTATTAAAGATTTACGTACCGGTGTCGAAAACCGAAATACCCAAAGCGTCCTAGATGGCGATTTGGACAAGTTTATAGAAGCTAGCCTTAAATCTGGCCTTTAA